From Mytilus edulis chromosome 9, xbMytEdul2.2, whole genome shotgun sequence, the proteins below share one genomic window:
- the LOC139489157 gene encoding transmembrane protein 26-like → MVIIWSVVQAVFVRSLLFIHSFLCIWRTVDVQGNNLFWCLGLGNILHIIELEHRILKKRGQEDKWFCLCFFIHLCNTVPAIWLLEIDRLEKSTTIVNNNTVTTPATNTSDNSQGEALSAIEGLTIPVKLDADTWASVLEQGFLFILILGRWMLPRGKLTRDQLSQLLFVYIGSGSDVMELFIIFEEKEIRADKTFSYAILTVWTISLLQFTLVLTSTKKQRGGQTDAEDPDDEDDWTTSKRAPARCCAKLVEMEIWSLFVAIMLQDGPYLTIRLCAIFVKEVLSYGVIFFALKNCLMIMMLFYRVIVVGTHKKELEEKAKEKERMTEKEVIKKLSDIRKIKHQNSKDNPRDNKKRKNGRGKSGSPPNYWSHPDYFYQSPFGFGRANYGYNGGYY, encoded by the exons ATGGTCATAATCTGGAGTGTAGTACAAGCTGTTTTCGTTCGATCTTTACTATTTATTCATAGTTTTTTGTGTATTTGGAGAACGGTTGATGTTCagggaaataatttgttttggtgTCTTGGACTTGGAAATATTTTACACATTATAGAACTTGAGCATAGAATTTTGAAAAAGAGAGGACAAGAGGACAAATG GTTTTGCCTCTGCTTTTTTATCCACCTTTGCAACACCGTTCCCGCCATTTGGCTGTTGGAAATCGATCGTCTGGAAAAATCGACGACTATAGTAAACAACAATACAGTAACAACTCCAGCTACAAATACCAGTGACAATTCACAGGGAGAAGCATTGTCCGCCATTGAAGGG TTAACTATTCCTGTAAAGCTCGATGCAGATACATGGGCGTCAGTGTTAGAACAAGGATTTCTGTTCATCCTAATATTAGGTCGATGGATGTTGCCACGAGGGAAACTTACTCGTGATCAGCTGTCACAGctattatttgtatatattggtTCCGGGTCAGATGTCATGGAACTTTTCATTATTTTCGAAGAAAAAGAAATTAGAGCCGATAAAACATTTAGTTATGCAATTTTAACGGTTTGGACGATTAGCTTACTACAGTTTACGCTCGTCCTAACCTCCACGAAGAAGCAACGCGGTGGTCAAACAGATGCGGAAGATCCGGACGACGAAGATGACTGGACAACGTCCAAAAGAGCACCGGCAAGATGTTGCGCAAAATTGGTGGAGATGGAAATATGGAGTCTGTTTGTGGCAATCATGTTACAAGACGGTCCATACCTAACTATACGGTTGTGTGCAATATTTGTGAAAGAGGTACTGAGTTATGGTGTGATATTTTTCGCTCTTAAAAATTGCCTTATGATAATGATGTTATTTTATAGGGTAATTGTTGTGGGAACTCACAAGAAAGAACTCGAAGAAAAAGCCAAAGAGAAAGAAAGGATGACAGAAAAGGAGGTTATCAAGAAGTTAAGTGACATTCGAAAGATCAAGCATCAAAATTCTAAAGATAACCCACGAGATAATAAAAAGCGCAAAAATGGAAGAGGCAAAAGTGGATCTCCACCAAACTATTGGTCCCATCCCGATTATTTTTATCAATCTCCTTTCGGTTTTGGACGTGCAAACTATGGATATAATGGAGGCTATTATTGA
- the LOC139489158 gene encoding zinc finger protein 91-like isoform X2, which yields MITMNNLRVKKFSCDKCGKLFNQECTLTIHRRSHNAGKKFVCHVCGKSFTLKSVMLKHAMSHMMENIGIMYKGKSFYKNRQNAMSDSRKKKFYQCTNCPKKFRNQESLDEHIKCHEEKKQWNLSTPDNKLNNSTDFQKNEDAGSDDSSQDLFIEKESYVISDNSFDSHSDEIEPKMFIISDNSLDSHSDKIEPTTFIISDNSLDSHSEEKKPTSFLIQKSDECSSSNSDEPSLKNLDFNCVLCGKSFKTVPSFIHHVNTHQPSYNDKDSTIEQTAKDSSQEDPSSPDNKIKTSVDSSQIQGTRKKNPNRDAVETSKKIAKLKTDDALLGTDSKFKKSKDVGSKKNKTRDGNKHPSLLNNIDTMVKNQFEAAKSDELVVDDDGMNKTLANHFISVKPDEYEVKDEGMKNTLVNHFKFVESEELAEGMNQFEAATSDELPVKDDGTKVREKVKTIFICRCCNKKFASRHFVKEHLKMYFEMAANSVDIEHRQFIDQLKEDTEFDRVVDKFIYSISTGKLKSITQDLKKSDEKQIIYQCAKCQKSFQIQHQIIDHIKDCEPKPQNTDNFKCQDCSGSFTTDMMLKKHILLCHNRSQDSRKQETEKKSMKDPIYTEKPKETEEISITQDWKKSDENLIIYHCTKCQKRFLEKQHIITHLKDCKSKPQKKEIFKCQDCIGSFMSGMMLKKHILVCHNRSQDSRKQETEKKSVENPITEKLKEPEENKEVRIGNDTQKQEKKPIENMTINVLSGIRKVKKLTEVTTGKETPKYEKNSKENIIRKKTAGNQKKKSEKTNINNPGNKIEMTCERCEKICDSMTEYLNHIETSHNSKSNEVGSDAEFICAHCKMSFDSQAKLFSHLKGHKESNRQQSTFEKYKDKMTYNSDTGQWGCRICQKSLSNKTNLLRHISLHDKDIKESHVCPFCNRIFNHHRYLMHHINYMHNGVEKEECLICHAKFTKKTSLQRHMELHTGESLQKKILKCEECGKQFRGSKDLITHTRIHTGERPFPCDHCPYRAINLWNLKRHLLTHENRRKRKRSKRDDEDSQEENNIERKIKMKILHGRSYLMEAENTMSGKVKEMV from the exons ATGATCACTATGAATAACCTACGAGTCAAAAAGTTTTCTTGTGACAAATGTGGTAAATTATTTAATCAGGAATGCACACTTACAATACATCGAAGATCACACAATGCAGGAAAAAAGTTTGTGTGCCATGTTTGTGGGAAATCCTTTACATTAAAGTCAGTAATGCTAAAACATGCTATGTCTCATATGATGGAAAATATCGGTATTATGTATAAAGGAAAGAGTTTTTATAAGAATCGACAAAATGCCATGTCTGACTCCAGGAAAAAGAAATTCTATCAGTGTACCAACTGTCCAAAAAAATTTAGAAACCAGGAAAGTCTTGATGAACATATTAAATGTCATGAAGAAAAGAAACAGTGGAATTTATCTACACCTGATAACAAACTTAACAATTCTacagattttcaaaaaaatgagGATGCTGGTTCAGATGATAGTTCACAAGATCTCTTTATAGAAAAGGAATCTTATGTTATCAGTGACAATTCTTTTGATAGCCATTCAGATGAAATAGAaccaaaaatgtttattattagtGACAATTCACTTGATAGCCATTCAGATAAAATAGAACCAACAACTTTTATTATTAGTGACAATTCACTTGATAGCCATTCAGAAGAAAAGAAACCAACATCTTTTCTTATTCAGAAATCTGATGAATGCTCTAGCTCAAATTCAGATGAACCCAGCCTAAAGAACTTGGATTTTAATTGTGTTTTATGTGGAAAATCATTCAAAACTGTTCCTTCTTTTATTCACCATGTTAACACCCATCAGCCTtcatacaatgataaagacaGTACAATAGAGCAGACAGCAAAGGACAGTTCTCAAGAAGATCCTTCTTCACCAGATAATAAGATTAAGACCTCTGTAGACTCATCACAAATACAGGGAACCAGGAAGAAAAATCCCAACAGGGATGCAGTAGAAACCAGCAAGAAAATTGCAAAACTGAAAACAGATGACGCCCTATTAGGCACTGATAGcaaattcaaaaaatcaaaagatgttggtagtaaaaaaaataaaacaagggaTGGAAACAAGCATCCTTCCCTTTTAAACAATATTGATACA ATGGTGAAAAATCAATTTGAAGCTGCCAAGTCAGATGAATTAGTTGTAGATGATGACGGAATGAATAAAACACTGGCAAATCATTTCATATCTGTCAAGCCAGATGAATATGAGGTAAAAGATGAAGGGATGAAAAACACACTtgtaaatcatttcaaatttgtCGAGTCAGAAGAATTAGCTGAGGGAATGAATCAATTTGAAGCTGCCACGTCAGACGAATTACCTGTAAAGGATGATGGGACAAAAGTACGGGAAAAGGTTAAAACCATATTTATTTGCAGATGTTGTAATAAGAAGTTTGCTAGCAGACATTTTGTCAAGGaacatttgaaaatgtattttgaaaTGGCAGCTAACAGTGTTGATATAGAACATAGACAATTCATCGATCAATTAAAGGAAGATACTGAGTTTGACAGGGTCGTTGATAAATTTATTTACTCTATTTCTACAGGGAAGTTAAAAAGTATTACTCAAGACTTGAAGAAATCTGATGAAAAGCAAATTATTTATCAAtgtgcaaaatgtcaaaaaagttttcaaatacaACATCAAATCATTGATCATATAAAGGATTGTGAACCAAAACCCCAAAACACTGACAATTTCAAATGTCAAGACTGTAGTGGAAGTTTTACAACTGACATGATGTTGAAGAAACATATACTGTTATGTCACAATCGTTCCCAAGATTCAAGGAAACAGGAAAcagaaaagaaatctatgaaagaCCCAATTTATACAGAAAAACCAAAAGAAACAGAAGAAATAAGTATTACTCAAGACTGGAAGAAATCTGATGAAAACTTAATTATTTATCATTGTACAAAATGTCAGAAAAGATTTCTAGAAAAACAACATATCATTACTCATTTAAAGGATTGTAAATCAAAACCccaaaaaaaggaaattttcaAATGTCAAGACTGTATTGGAAGTTTTATGTCTGGCATGATGCTGAAGAAACATATACTGGTGTGTCACAATCGTTCACAAGATTCAAGGAAACAGGAAACAGAAAAGAAATCTGTGGAAAACCCCATTACAGAAAAACTAAAAGAACCAGAAGAAAACAAAGAGGTCAGAATCGGGAATGACacacaaaaacaagaaaagaaaccAATAGAGAACATGACTATAAATGTATTGTCTGGAATTCGAAAGGTTAAGAAATTAACAGAGGTCACAACTGGAAAAGAAACTCCGAAATATGAAAAGAATTCCAAGGAAAACATAATCAGAAAGAAAACTGCAGGGAATCAAAAAAAGAAATCTGAGAAGACGAACATCAACAATCcaggaaataaaattgaaatgactTGCGAAAGATGTGAAAAAATTTGTGATTCTATGACAGAATACTTGAATCACATAGAAACAAGTCATAATTCTAAGTCTAATGAAGTTGGTTCTGATGCTGAATTTATTTGTGCACATTGCAAAATGAGTTTTGATTCTCAGGCAAAGCTGTTTTCACATCTTAAAGGTCACAAAGAGTCGAATAGACAGCAGAGTACCTTTGAAAAATACAAAGATAAAATGACATACAATAGCGACACTGGACAATGGGGTTGTAGAATTTGTCAGAAGTCtttatcaaacaaaacaaatttattaagACACATTTCATtacatgataaagatattaaAGAATCACATGTATGTCCCTTCTGTAATCGTATATTTAACCACCATCGATATCTTATGCATCACATTAACTATATGCATAATGGAGTGGAAAAAGAAGAATGTCTCATTTGCCATgccaaatttacaaaaaaaacaagtcTTCAACGTCATATGGAACTCCATACAGGAGAATCACTTCagaaaaagattttgaaatgcGAAGAATGTGGAAAACAATTTAGAGGTAGTAAAGATTTGATAACCCACACAAGAATACACACGGGTGAGAGGCCTTTCCCGTGTGATCATTGTCCTTACAGAGCAATCAACTTATGGAATTTGAAGCGACACTTACTGACACACGAAAATAGAAGGAAGAGAAAAAGAAGTAAAAGAGATGATGAAGACTCCCAAGAGGAAAACAATATAGAAAGAaagattaaaatgaaaattttacatGGCAGAAGTTATCTTATGGAAGCAGAAAACACCATGAGTGGAAAAGTCAAAGAAATGGTTTGA
- the LOC139489158 gene encoding zinc finger protein 658B-like isoform X1 has protein sequence MITMNNLRVKKFSCDKCGKLFNQECTLTIHRRSHNAGKKFVCHVCGKSFTLKSVMLKHAMSHMMENIGIMYKGKSFYKNRQNAMSDSRKKKFYQCTNCPKKFRNQESLDEHIKCHEEKKQWNLSTPDNKLNNSTDFQKNEDAGSDDSSQDLFIEKESYVISDNSFDSHSDEIEPKMFIISDNSLDSHSDKIEPTTFIISDNSLDSHSEEKKPTSFLIQKSDECSSSNSDEPSLKNLDFNCVLCGKSFKTVPSFIHHVNTHQPSYNDKDSTIEQTAKDSSQEDPSSPDNKIKTSVDSSQIQGTRKKNPNRDAVETSKKIAKLKTDDALLGTDSKFKKSKDVGSKKNKTRDGNKHPSLLNNIDTVEKQFHPARSDKLAKGKKQMVKNQFEAAKSDELVVDDDGMNKTLANHFISVKPDEYEVKDEGMKNTLVNHFKFVESEELAEGMNQFEAATSDELPVKDDGTKVREKVKTIFICRCCNKKFASRHFVKEHLKMYFEMAANSVDIEHRQFIDQLKEDTEFDRVVDKFIYSISTGKLKSITQDLKKSDEKQIIYQCAKCQKSFQIQHQIIDHIKDCEPKPQNTDNFKCQDCSGSFTTDMMLKKHILLCHNRSQDSRKQETEKKSMKDPIYTEKPKETEEISITQDWKKSDENLIIYHCTKCQKRFLEKQHIITHLKDCKSKPQKKEIFKCQDCIGSFMSGMMLKKHILVCHNRSQDSRKQETEKKSVENPITEKLKEPEENKEVRIGNDTQKQEKKPIENMTINVLSGIRKVKKLTEVTTGKETPKYEKNSKENIIRKKTAGNQKKKSEKTNINNPGNKIEMTCERCEKICDSMTEYLNHIETSHNSKSNEVGSDAEFICAHCKMSFDSQAKLFSHLKGHKESNRQQSTFEKYKDKMTYNSDTGQWGCRICQKSLSNKTNLLRHISLHDKDIKESHVCPFCNRIFNHHRYLMHHINYMHNGVEKEECLICHAKFTKKTSLQRHMELHTGESLQKKILKCEECGKQFRGSKDLITHTRIHTGERPFPCDHCPYRAINLWNLKRHLLTHENRRKRKRSKRDDEDSQEENNIERKIKMKILHGRSYLMEAENTMSGKVKEMV, from the coding sequence ATGATCACTATGAATAACCTACGAGTCAAAAAGTTTTCTTGTGACAAATGTGGTAAATTATTTAATCAGGAATGCACACTTACAATACATCGAAGATCACACAATGCAGGAAAAAAGTTTGTGTGCCATGTTTGTGGGAAATCCTTTACATTAAAGTCAGTAATGCTAAAACATGCTATGTCTCATATGATGGAAAATATCGGTATTATGTATAAAGGAAAGAGTTTTTATAAGAATCGACAAAATGCCATGTCTGACTCCAGGAAAAAGAAATTCTATCAGTGTACCAACTGTCCAAAAAAATTTAGAAACCAGGAAAGTCTTGATGAACATATTAAATGTCATGAAGAAAAGAAACAGTGGAATTTATCTACACCTGATAACAAACTTAACAATTCTacagattttcaaaaaaatgagGATGCTGGTTCAGATGATAGTTCACAAGATCTCTTTATAGAAAAGGAATCTTATGTTATCAGTGACAATTCTTTTGATAGCCATTCAGATGAAATAGAaccaaaaatgtttattattagtGACAATTCACTTGATAGCCATTCAGATAAAATAGAACCAACAACTTTTATTATTAGTGACAATTCACTTGATAGCCATTCAGAAGAAAAGAAACCAACATCTTTTCTTATTCAGAAATCTGATGAATGCTCTAGCTCAAATTCAGATGAACCCAGCCTAAAGAACTTGGATTTTAATTGTGTTTTATGTGGAAAATCATTCAAAACTGTTCCTTCTTTTATTCACCATGTTAACACCCATCAGCCTtcatacaatgataaagacaGTACAATAGAGCAGACAGCAAAGGACAGTTCTCAAGAAGATCCTTCTTCACCAGATAATAAGATTAAGACCTCTGTAGACTCATCACAAATACAGGGAACCAGGAAGAAAAATCCCAACAGGGATGCAGTAGAAACCAGCAAGAAAATTGCAAAACTGAAAACAGATGACGCCCTATTAGGCACTGATAGcaaattcaaaaaatcaaaagatgttggtagtaaaaaaaataaaacaagggaTGGAAACAAGCATCCTTCCCTTTTAAACAATATTGATACAGTGGAAAAACAATTTCACCCTGCCCGGTCAGATAAATTAGCTAAGGGAAAGAAACAGATGGTGAAAAATCAATTTGAAGCTGCCAAGTCAGATGAATTAGTTGTAGATGATGACGGAATGAATAAAACACTGGCAAATCATTTCATATCTGTCAAGCCAGATGAATATGAGGTAAAAGATGAAGGGATGAAAAACACACTtgtaaatcatttcaaatttgtCGAGTCAGAAGAATTAGCTGAGGGAATGAATCAATTTGAAGCTGCCACGTCAGACGAATTACCTGTAAAGGATGATGGGACAAAAGTACGGGAAAAGGTTAAAACCATATTTATTTGCAGATGTTGTAATAAGAAGTTTGCTAGCAGACATTTTGTCAAGGaacatttgaaaatgtattttgaaaTGGCAGCTAACAGTGTTGATATAGAACATAGACAATTCATCGATCAATTAAAGGAAGATACTGAGTTTGACAGGGTCGTTGATAAATTTATTTACTCTATTTCTACAGGGAAGTTAAAAAGTATTACTCAAGACTTGAAGAAATCTGATGAAAAGCAAATTATTTATCAAtgtgcaaaatgtcaaaaaagttttcaaatacaACATCAAATCATTGATCATATAAAGGATTGTGAACCAAAACCCCAAAACACTGACAATTTCAAATGTCAAGACTGTAGTGGAAGTTTTACAACTGACATGATGTTGAAGAAACATATACTGTTATGTCACAATCGTTCCCAAGATTCAAGGAAACAGGAAAcagaaaagaaatctatgaaagaCCCAATTTATACAGAAAAACCAAAAGAAACAGAAGAAATAAGTATTACTCAAGACTGGAAGAAATCTGATGAAAACTTAATTATTTATCATTGTACAAAATGTCAGAAAAGATTTCTAGAAAAACAACATATCATTACTCATTTAAAGGATTGTAAATCAAAACCccaaaaaaaggaaattttcaAATGTCAAGACTGTATTGGAAGTTTTATGTCTGGCATGATGCTGAAGAAACATATACTGGTGTGTCACAATCGTTCACAAGATTCAAGGAAACAGGAAACAGAAAAGAAATCTGTGGAAAACCCCATTACAGAAAAACTAAAAGAACCAGAAGAAAACAAAGAGGTCAGAATCGGGAATGACacacaaaaacaagaaaagaaaccAATAGAGAACATGACTATAAATGTATTGTCTGGAATTCGAAAGGTTAAGAAATTAACAGAGGTCACAACTGGAAAAGAAACTCCGAAATATGAAAAGAATTCCAAGGAAAACATAATCAGAAAGAAAACTGCAGGGAATCAAAAAAAGAAATCTGAGAAGACGAACATCAACAATCcaggaaataaaattgaaatgactTGCGAAAGATGTGAAAAAATTTGTGATTCTATGACAGAATACTTGAATCACATAGAAACAAGTCATAATTCTAAGTCTAATGAAGTTGGTTCTGATGCTGAATTTATTTGTGCACATTGCAAAATGAGTTTTGATTCTCAGGCAAAGCTGTTTTCACATCTTAAAGGTCACAAAGAGTCGAATAGACAGCAGAGTACCTTTGAAAAATACAAAGATAAAATGACATACAATAGCGACACTGGACAATGGGGTTGTAGAATTTGTCAGAAGTCtttatcaaacaaaacaaatttattaagACACATTTCATtacatgataaagatattaaAGAATCACATGTATGTCCCTTCTGTAATCGTATATTTAACCACCATCGATATCTTATGCATCACATTAACTATATGCATAATGGAGTGGAAAAAGAAGAATGTCTCATTTGCCATgccaaatttacaaaaaaaacaagtcTTCAACGTCATATGGAACTCCATACAGGAGAATCACTTCagaaaaagattttgaaatgcGAAGAATGTGGAAAACAATTTAGAGGTAGTAAAGATTTGATAACCCACACAAGAATACACACGGGTGAGAGGCCTTTCCCGTGTGATCATTGTCCTTACAGAGCAATCAACTTATGGAATTTGAAGCGACACTTACTGACACACGAAAATAGAAGGAAGAGAAAAAGAAGTAAAAGAGATGATGAAGACTCCCAAGAGGAAAACAATATAGAAAGAaagattaaaatgaaaattttacatGGCAGAAGTTATCTTATGGAAGCAGAAAACACCATGAGTGGAAAAGTCAAAGAAATGGTTTGA
- the LOC139489159 gene encoding zinc finger protein 26-like: MYKHVKSHGSDVRYKCQTCEEMFRSPWHLEEHLMSHLNEKKVYNCSQCTKVYTNYPNYWRHVKSHSIKGKTRERDLLKSKILTTPENISGEGLKCNVCLKSFTSVVGFQQHIQLHGPKRYQCTECKKRFVSRDYLQNHLQWYIAKFALGQTVSGHIKVIEKYKESNDLDIDDFLEMIETDEDNSSIYNNEGDAQGEETSKTYLCDMCGNYFFTERALTRHIKFHNDIPYKCSYCDKKFSFRANLMRHELTHTDTKEYECNLCDKTFTQKSRLEDHIKSHSAIRPYPCNLCNKKFSRISNLRRHKQLHSVEKKYECPECNRRFVCPRYLKEHVINVHTSMGRRKRECPICKVMLSGNSNLNRHLNLHYGTNDQNKKLECEICHKRFEFNSDMEIHLRSHTGEKPFYCETCSKSFMSMSNLRRHQTTHVESKSHVCEICGKAFKIERYLIDHRKIHTNPCKVTCEICNMSFSSNTNMKRHKLIHTGEKPFICPICNKAFRSKPDVERHRGIHFKEKSEQCHICSKKFKHKELLRRHLGKHERGVPTCDVCGKQFPTNYKLHRHQQTHQDNFICNVCETTFKTSLQLQKHVETHDIAEMRKLLLNMGSMKNTGNSTVKDTKPSMRIKQTGTVKTESNTANSKKKLTVQPVSMTNLPLLAPNVNSAGTPIITVSQIPISGALTNVISIKDISQINMN; the protein is encoded by the coding sequence ATGTACAAACATGTGAAATCTCACGGGTCTGATGTCAGATATAAATGCCAGACGTGTGAAGAAATGTTTAGGTCTCCTTGGCATCTGGAAGAACATCTCATGTCACATTTGAATGAGAAAAAGGTGTATAATTGTTCACAATGCACTAAAGTCTACACAAATTATCCCAACTATTGGAGACATGTGAAATCACATTCTATTAAAGGTAAAACGCGTGAAAGAGATCTGCTTAAATCAAAGATCTTGACCACACCAGAGAACATCAGTGGAGAAGGTCTGAAGTGTAATGTCTGTTTGAAGTCATTCACTTCTGTTGTTGGCTTTCAACAGCATATACAACTTCATGGTCCAAAAAGATATCAGTGTACAGAATGTAAGAAAAGGTTTGTTTCCAGGGATTATTTACAGAATCACCTTCAGTGGTACATTGCAAAGTTTGCTCTCGGCCAGACTGTCTCTGGACATATAAAAGTTATTGAAAAGTACAAGGAAAGTAATGATTTGGACATTGATGATTTTCTTGAAATGATTGAAACTGATGAAGACAATAGCTCTATATATAACAATGAGGGAGATGCACAAGGAGAAGAGACGTCTAAAACGTACCTCTGTGATATGTGTGGAAACTACTTCTTCACCGAAAGGGCCCTGACTAGGCATATCAAGTTCCATAATGATATTCCATACAAATGCAGCTACTGCGACAAGAAGTTTAGCTTCCGTGCAAATTTGATGCGGCATGAACTTACACATACAGATACTAAAGAATATGAGTGCAACCTCTGCGACAAAACATTTACTCAGAAATCTAGATTAGAAGATCATATTAAATCTCATTCGGCAATCCGTCCATATCCATGTAATCTTTGTAATAAGAAGTTTAGTAGGATCTCGAATTTACGAAGACACAAGCAGCTTCATTCTGTTGAGAAAAAGTATGAATGTCCTGAATGTAATCGAAGATTTGTCTGTCCACGATACTTGAAGGAGCATgttataaatgttcatacttcAATGGGAAGGAGGAAACGCGAATGTCCAATCTGCAAAGTAATGCTAAGTGGGAATTCTAACTTGAACCGTCACCTTAATTTACATTATGGAACCAACGATCAAAACAAGAAATTGGAATGTGAAATTTGTCACAAGCGGTTTGAATTTAATAGTGATATGGAAATACATTTGAGATCACATACTGGTGAAAAACCGTTCTATTGTGAAACCTGTTCCAAAAGTTTCATGTCCATGTCAAACCTTCGCCGTCACCAAACTACACATGTGGAATCAAAATCTCACGTTTGTGAAATATGTGGAAAAGCTTTCAAAATCGAGCGATACTTGATAGATCATAGAAAGATACATACCAATCCGTGCAAAGTGAcgtgtgaaatttgtaatatgagtttttcatcaaatacaaatatgaaacggCACAAGCTTATACACACTGGAGAGAAACCTTTTATTTGTCCTATCTGTAACAAAGCATTTCGTAGCAAGCCAGATGTGGAACGGCATCGGGGAATTCATTTCAAAGAGAAATCTGAACAATGCCATATCTGTTCTAAGAAATTCAAACATAAAGAACTGTTGAGAAGACATTTAGGTAAACATGAACGTGGCGTTCCAACGTGTGATGTCTGTGGTAAACAGTTTCCGACAAACTACAAGTTACATCGTCATCAGCAAACTCATCAGGATAATTTCATATGCAATGTTTGTGAAACTACATTCAAAACAAGCCTCCAGTTACAAAAACATGTTGAAACACATGATATCGCAGAAATGAGGAAGCTTCTGTTAAATATGGGATCAATGAAGAATACAGGAAACAGTACAGTGAAAGATACTAAACCTTCAATGAGAATTAAACAGACAGGAACTGTCAAAACTGAATCAAATACAGCTAATAGTAAGAAGAAATTAACAGTTCAACCTGTATCCATGACCAACTTGCCATTACTAGCTCCCAATGTTAACAGTGCTGGTACCCCAATCATAACTGTCTCACAGATTCCAATCTCAGGAGCCTTAACTAATGTCATCAGTATCAAAGATATTAGCCAGATCAATATGAATTGA